Proteins from one Arthrobacter sp. DNA4 genomic window:
- a CDS encoding Rho termination factor N-terminal domain-containing protein: protein MSDKPGNQTPNTPDVSETELRNKKVDELRQDAKKEHIAGASGMRKEKLVKEVAQARQGDADNGRGRNSRSGADDAEDLGAGPDGGRIRHGDDSSKSLKYSQEITSTEEEPEREGRSLATTHHEVIRQWAEERGGVPATVDGTEHGDHLGVLRIDFREKDANLREVSWEEWFKTFDDRGLNFIYQEQRSDGRQSNFFRLENPEREDA, encoded by the coding sequence ATGAGTGACAAGCCGGGTAACCAGACACCGAATACGCCTGATGTGAGTGAGACCGAACTGCGCAACAAGAAGGTGGACGAACTCCGCCAGGATGCCAAGAAGGAGCACATCGCCGGCGCTTCGGGCATGCGCAAGGAAAAACTGGTGAAAGAGGTGGCCCAGGCCCGGCAGGGGGACGCGGATAACGGCCGAGGCCGCAACAGCCGCTCCGGGGCGGACGACGCGGAAGACCTGGGAGCCGGCCCCGACGGCGGCAGGATCCGTCATGGCGACGACTCGTCCAAGTCGTTGAAGTACTCGCAGGAAATTACGTCCACCGAGGAGGAGCCCGAGCGCGAAGGACGCAGCCTCGCGACCACGCACCATGAGGTCATCAGGCAGTGGGCGGAAGAACGCGGCGGCGTTCCGGCGACAGTTGACGGCACGGAACACGGGGACCACCTGGGCGTCCTGCGCATCGACTTCAGGGAGAAGGACGCGAACCTTCGCGAAGTCAGCTGGGAGGAGTGGTTCAAGACGTTTGACGACCGTGGGCTCAACTTCATCTACCAGGAACAGCGGTCAGATGGGAGACAGTCCAACTTCTTCCGGCTGGAGAACCCGGAGCGTGAAGACGCCTAG